A window of the Comamonas sp. Y33R10-2 genome harbors these coding sequences:
- a CDS encoding ABC-type transport auxiliary lipoprotein family protein — MAKPLHFSFALLRAATLSAAALVLAACSALPTPPIQPVRYDLGMTDTAAPQANAAAPSVAPPPLVLAEVQTPAGADNSTAMLYRLAYANQQEQRAYQGARWSLPPAQMLEQRLRTRLALERPVLTDKDNVSPNASDQRPLGMLRLEVVEFNQVFESAQSSQAVVRLRASLIAQDSRGGNVLLGQQLFSAQAPATTADAAGGARAMSASVNDVATQLSNWLQRYGR; from the coding sequence ATGGCAAAACCTCTCCATTTTTCGTTTGCTTTGCTGCGTGCTGCTACCCTGTCTGCTGCGGCGCTGGTGCTGGCCGCTTGCTCGGCACTGCCCACACCGCCCATTCAGCCTGTGCGCTATGACCTAGGAATGACGGATACGGCTGCGCCGCAGGCCAATGCGGCGGCCCCCAGCGTGGCCCCGCCGCCCTTGGTGCTGGCAGAAGTGCAAACACCTGCAGGTGCAGATAACTCCACAGCCATGCTTTACCGCTTGGCTTATGCCAACCAGCAAGAGCAGCGCGCTTACCAAGGTGCCCGCTGGAGCCTGCCGCCCGCTCAGATGCTTGAGCAGCGCCTGCGCACCCGTCTGGCACTAGAGCGCCCGGTGCTGACGGACAAAGACAACGTCAGCCCCAATGCCAGCGATCAGCGCCCGCTGGGCATGCTGCGACTGGAAGTGGTGGAGTTCAATCAAGTTTTCGAGAGCGCTCAAAGCAGCCAAGCGGTGGTGCGGCTGCGCGCCAGCCTGATTGCGCAAGACAGCCGTGGCGGCAATGTGCTGCTGGGCCAGCAGCTCTTTAGTGCGCAGGCTCCGGCGACCACGGCTGATGCTGCAGGCGGCGCACGGGCCATGTCTGCCAGCGTCAACGATGTGGCCACGCAGCTGAGCAATTGGTTGCAGAGGTACGGCCGCTAA
- a CDS encoding hemerythrin domain-containing protein, translating to MASLEWNASLIVDFPVMDEVHEEFVALLAQVEAAGDEQLRALWDVLIAHTQHHFDQEDRWMQATGFAPGNCHSQQHKVVLAVMREGAVKAEQGDLSTIRHMASELGPWFSHHAQNMDASLALHMRSAGFDPLTGAVLMPEALPQEPITGCGGACGTSDKTAEARL from the coding sequence ATGGCCAGCCTCGAATGGAATGCCTCCCTCATCGTCGATTTCCCTGTGATGGACGAGGTGCATGAAGAGTTCGTCGCCTTGCTGGCGCAGGTTGAAGCGGCTGGCGACGAGCAGCTGCGCGCACTGTGGGATGTGTTGATTGCCCACACCCAGCACCACTTTGACCAAGAAGACCGCTGGATGCAGGCCACCGGATTTGCGCCGGGTAACTGCCACAGTCAGCAGCACAAAGTGGTGCTGGCTGTCATGCGTGAGGGTGCCGTCAAGGCTGAGCAGGGCGACCTGAGCACGATTCGCCATATGGCCAGCGAGCTAGGCCCTTGGTTTAGCCACCATGCGCAAAACATGGATGCATCTTTGGCCCTGCACATGCGCAGCGCCGGTTTTGACCCGCTGACCGGTGCGGTGCTGATGCCCGAGGCGTTGCCGCAAGAGCCCATTACCGGCTGCGGCGGTGCTTGCGGCACCTCTGACAAAACGGCAGAAGCTAGGCTGTAA
- a CDS encoding MarC family protein, whose translation MDLKPLITLLAIVNPLAIIPFFIHYTAGFNAEQRWQTIRTAAFAAFCVIAVCALLGLEILQFFNISLQSFQVGGGLLLLLSAMNMLNSRPAEDRPNNATLEAGVEKAAEGNSIAVVPLTIPLLTGPAAMSTVVIYADQARTIWQHVALVGYGVVVAAAIMLCFSLASPIARVLGKTGINVMTRLMGLILAALAIEVMAGGLVKIFPILASPAIYP comes from the coding sequence ATGGATTTGAAGCCGCTTATCACCTTGCTTGCCATCGTCAACCCGCTGGCCATCATTCCGTTTTTCATTCACTACACGGCGGGCTTCAATGCCGAGCAACGCTGGCAAACCATTCGCACCGCCGCCTTTGCCGCGTTTTGTGTGATTGCCGTGTGCGCCCTACTGGGTCTGGAAATTTTGCAGTTCTTCAATATCTCGCTGCAAAGCTTTCAGGTCGGCGGCGGCTTGCTGCTGCTGCTCAGCGCCATGAATATGCTGAACTCGCGCCCGGCAGAAGATCGGCCAAACAACGCCACGTTAGAGGCAGGAGTCGAGAAAGCCGCCGAGGGCAACAGCATTGCCGTGGTGCCCCTGACTATTCCGCTGCTGACAGGCCCCGCCGCCATGTCTACTGTGGTGATTTACGCCGACCAAGCCCGCACCATTTGGCAGCATGTAGCGCTGGTGGGCTATGGCGTGGTGGTGGCCGCCGCCATCATGCTGTGCTTTTCGCTAGCCAGCCCCATTGCCCGCGTGCTGGGCAAGACCGGCATCAACGTAATGACCCGGTTGATGGGGTTGATTTTGGCCGCGCTGGCGATTGAAGTGATGGCGGGGGGACTGGTCAAAATCTTCCCAATCCTTGCCTCTCCTGCGATATATCCGTAG
- a CDS encoding dienelactone hydrolase family protein, with protein sequence MGSFVDLTAVDGAKTPAYVALPEGKPRGAVVVLQEIFGVNSHIRSVADRYASQGYVAVAPAMFNRVKHNVELGYAEEDMKAGMALKAAVEALPSPGALRDVEAAVAHAATLVPGGKVGVVGYCWGGLMTWRAACTLPSVSAAVCYYGGGMTGEQEASRQALCPVLAHFGSQDHYISLESVEAFKLAQPKAQVYVYEADHGFNCGQRGSYNAGAAAKAIERTLAFFGEHLA encoded by the coding sequence ATGGGTAGCTTTGTTGACTTGACCGCCGTTGATGGCGCCAAAACCCCCGCCTACGTGGCCCTGCCTGAAGGCAAGCCGCGCGGTGCTGTGGTGGTGTTGCAAGAAATTTTTGGCGTGAACTCGCATATCCGCTCCGTCGCTGATCGCTATGCCTCCCAAGGCTATGTTGCCGTGGCCCCCGCCATGTTTAACCGCGTCAAACACAACGTAGAGCTTGGCTATGCTGAAGAGGACATGAAGGCAGGCATGGCACTCAAGGCTGCCGTAGAAGCTTTACCTTCACCCGGGGCCCTGCGCGATGTGGAGGCAGCCGTGGCCCATGCTGCAACGCTAGTGCCCGGCGGCAAAGTGGGTGTGGTGGGTTACTGCTGGGGCGGCTTGATGACTTGGCGCGCAGCCTGCACGTTGCCCAGCGTGTCTGCCGCCGTTTGCTACTACGGCGGCGGCATGACAGGTGAGCAAGAAGCCAGCCGCCAAGCCCTGTGCCCGGTGCTAGCTCACTTTGGTAGCCAAGACCACTACATCTCACTGGAGTCGGTAGAAGCCTTCAAGCTGGCTCAGCCCAAGGCGCAGGTCTATGTCTATGAGGCCGACCACGGCTTCAACTGCGGCCAGCGCGGCTCATACAACGCTGGCGCAGCGGCCAAGGCCATTGAGCGCACTCTGGCCTTCTTCGGCGAACATCTGGCCTGA
- a CDS encoding magnesium transporter CorA family protein → MRVLHITPLSAQPVEDLPSQPPTTGFYWVSCTRAEFEAQLPAIQSLLIHVGGAPLVDLHVSDLLNPALPSNYDYTSRYDILVFRRLANAHLPPLTGSHIATTPAAPASLAAPLPAAASPTTSAPASHQPAHSQRDAPVLQRVETQPVGFALFDQILLSIHPEDNCFVQDNFWQRLISGPVKVEGRQSSGKLPVEPADLMLRMVNGMVDGYLDLRRTLTRQIDHWQIALLKPHKRFSNWASVLDVRLALHQLDEICEDQRAAMQDWTEALEGWPSEHTPARQHERELLRVRSRDVLEHIERVTHHIHRMEQSAETAVQMHFSAQSNRANDIMRTLTTVTAIFLPLNLIAGIFGMNFEFIPFVHNQKGFLWALLAMALITVLLVAYFWRRRYLESEEKE, encoded by the coding sequence ATGCGCGTTCTGCACATCACCCCGCTTTCAGCCCAGCCTGTGGAAGACCTGCCCTCACAGCCGCCTACCACCGGCTTTTATTGGGTTTCCTGCACGCGCGCTGAGTTTGAGGCGCAACTGCCAGCCATCCAGTCACTGCTAATCCATGTGGGCGGCGCACCGCTGGTGGACTTGCATGTCTCCGACTTGCTCAACCCCGCCTTGCCCTCGAACTACGACTACACGTCGCGCTACGACATTTTGGTGTTTCGCAGGCTGGCCAACGCCCACCTGCCTCCACTGACCGGCAGCCACATTGCAACCACGCCCGCCGCCCCCGCCTCGTTAGCAGCGCCTTTGCCTGCCGCTGCATCGCCCACGACTTCAGCACCAGCCTCTCATCAGCCGGCACACAGCCAGCGCGATGCCCCGGTGCTGCAGCGCGTGGAAACCCAGCCCGTAGGCTTTGCGCTGTTTGACCAAATCCTGCTGTCCATCCACCCCGAAGACAACTGCTTTGTGCAAGACAACTTCTGGCAGCGCCTGATCTCCGGCCCCGTCAAGGTAGAAGGTCGCCAATCCAGCGGCAAGCTGCCGGTAGAGCCTGCCGACCTGATGCTGCGCATGGTCAACGGCATGGTCGACGGTTACTTGGATCTGCGCCGCACGCTGACGCGGCAGATTGATCACTGGCAGATCGCCCTGCTCAAGCCCCACAAGCGTTTTAGTAACTGGGCTAGCGTGCTGGATGTGCGACTGGCTTTGCACCAGCTCGACGAAATCTGCGAAGACCAGCGCGCCGCCATGCAGGACTGGACAGAGGCGCTGGAAGGCTGGCCGTCCGAGCACACCCCCGCCCGCCAGCATGAGCGCGAACTGCTGCGCGTGCGCTCACGTGACGTGCTGGAGCACATAGAGCGCGTGACCCACCACATTCACCGCATGGAGCAAAGCGCCGAGACCGCAGTGCAAATGCACTTCTCCGCCCAAAGCAACCGCGCCAACGACATCATGCGCACGCTGACTACGGTCACCGCCATCTTTTTACCGCTGAACCTGATTGCCGGCATCTTTGGCATGAACTTCGAGTTCATCCCCTTTGTGCACAACCAAAAAGGCTTTCTCTGGGCGCTATTGGCTATGGCCCTGATTACCGTGCTGCTGGTGGCCTACTTCTGGCGCAGGCGGTATCTAGAGAGCGAAGAGAAGGAGTGA
- the hemB gene encoding porphobilinogen synthase — protein sequence MHLSSPTPFPQSRPRRLRRDAFTRNLVRENVLTSHDFIYPVFVHEGSNLREAVPSMPGVDRLSLDLLLPVAEECVKLEIPYLALFPAIDASLKTPDGKEALNPDGLIPRVVRALKKEFPQLGVMTDVALDPYTSHGQDGILDESGYIINDDTVEMLVGQALAHAEAGVDMLAPSDMMDGRIGAIREALELQGHIHTRIMAYSAKYASAFYGPFRDAVGTRGALGKADKNVYQMDPANTDEALREVALDIAEGADMVMVKPGMPYLDVVRRVKDEFKVPTFAYQVSGEYAMIKAAAANGWLDHDQVMMEALLAFKRAGADGILTYFAIDAAKKLRGL from the coding sequence ATGCATTTGTCCAGCCCCACTCCTTTCCCCCAGAGCCGTCCCCGCCGCCTGCGCCGCGATGCTTTCACCCGCAATCTGGTTCGCGAGAACGTGCTGACGTCCCACGACTTCATCTACCCCGTGTTTGTGCACGAAGGCAGCAATCTCCGTGAAGCCGTGCCCTCCATGCCCGGCGTGGATAGGCTGAGTCTGGACCTGCTGCTGCCCGTGGCCGAAGAGTGCGTGAAGCTGGAAATTCCTTACCTGGCTCTGTTCCCTGCCATTGACGCCTCGCTCAAAACTCCCGACGGCAAAGAAGCGCTGAACCCCGACGGCCTCATCCCACGCGTGGTGCGCGCCCTGAAAAAAGAATTCCCTCAGCTGGGCGTGATGACCGATGTGGCGCTGGACCCGTATACCAGCCACGGCCAAGACGGCATCTTGGATGAGAGCGGTTACATCATCAACGACGACACCGTGGAAATGCTGGTCGGCCAAGCCTTGGCCCATGCAGAAGCCGGCGTGGACATGCTCGCCCCTAGCGACATGATGGACGGGCGCATTGGCGCCATTCGCGAAGCGCTGGAGCTGCAAGGCCATATTCACACCCGAATCATGGCCTACAGCGCCAAGTACGCCAGCGCCTTCTACGGACCCTTCCGCGATGCCGTGGGCACGCGCGGCGCACTGGGTAAAGCCGACAAAAATGTCTACCAGATGGACCCCGCCAACACCGACGAAGCCCTGCGCGAAGTGGCGCTAGACATCGCCGAAGGCGCGGACATGGTCATGGTCAAACCCGGCATGCCGTACCTGGATGTGGTGCGCCGCGTCAAAGACGAATTCAAGGTGCCCACCTTCGCCTACCAAGTCTCGGGCGAGTACGCCATGATCAAAGCCGCAGCTGCCAATGGCTGGCTGGATCACGACCAAGTCATGATGGAAGCCCTGCTGGCGTTCAAGCGCGCCGGTGCTGATGGCATCCTGACCTACTTCGCCATTGACGCCGCCAAAAAGCTGCGAGGCTTGTAA
- a CDS encoding CopD family protein, with amino-acid sequence MLWVKAFHIVFVASWFAGLFYLPRIFVNLAMVSPGSVAERERLVLMARKLLRFTTLLALPALGLGVWLWLGWGFRGGWLHAKLAVVLLVIGYHHSCAVLLRKLADNTCRKSHRWFRYYNEVPVLLLIAAVILVVVKPF; translated from the coding sequence ATGCTATGGGTTAAAGCTTTTCATATTGTTTTCGTGGCCAGCTGGTTTGCTGGCCTGTTCTATTTGCCGCGCATTTTTGTCAACTTAGCCATGGTGAGCCCTGGCTCGGTGGCTGAGCGCGAGCGCTTGGTGTTGATGGCGCGCAAGCTGCTGCGCTTTACGACTCTTTTGGCGCTGCCTGCGCTGGGGCTGGGTGTGTGGCTTTGGCTGGGCTGGGGCTTCAGGGGTGGCTGGCTGCATGCCAAACTGGCCGTGGTGCTGCTGGTCATCGGCTACCACCACAGCTGTGCCGTGCTGCTGCGCAAGCTAGCTGACAACACCTGCCGCAAAAGCCATCGCTGGTTTCGTTATTACAACGAAGTGCCGGTGCTGCTGTTGATTGCTGCCGTTATTTTGGTTGTGGTCAAGCCTTTCTAG
- a CDS encoding VanZ family protein: MRQTSAWPLALVYAVLIVFASLFPFDGWRAQGIDPRVFLFAQIPPPYWTWFDVNTNIVGYAPLGFFLALALMRSGQPRLAVPLAFLAGTLLSLSMEFLQIYLPRRVPSNLDWALNAGGTLMGALLAALLEKLGVLSRWSAFRTQWLGEGGAGVLVLLALWPFALLFPAAVPFGLGQVLERLDETLQDWLLNTPFEDWLPLSNFALTPLSMVTELFCVTLGLWIPCLLAYCAVSHMGRRAVAAIMLLAAGVSVTALSAALSWGPTHAWEWVDLPVRLGIWGALGLAVIALPASRRICAVLLLLVLVLHLSILNQAPTNVYFAQTLQAWEQGRFIRFYGLGQWLGWLWPYVTLAYVIVRVSKRQQPA, encoded by the coding sequence ATGCGCCAGACCTCGGCTTGGCCGCTGGCGCTGGTGTATGCCGTGCTCATCGTGTTTGCCAGCCTGTTCCCCTTTGATGGCTGGCGCGCGCAGGGGATTGATCCTCGCGTCTTTTTGTTCGCCCAAATTCCGCCGCCTTACTGGACGTGGTTTGACGTCAACACCAATATCGTGGGTTATGCGCCGCTGGGCTTTTTTCTGGCGCTGGCGCTGATGCGCTCGGGCCAGCCACGGCTGGCGGTGCCGCTGGCTTTTCTGGCGGGCACACTGCTGTCGCTGAGCATGGAGTTTTTGCAAATCTACCTGCCACGCCGCGTGCCGTCTAATTTGGATTGGGCGCTCAACGCTGGCGGCACGCTGATGGGGGCATTACTGGCGGCGCTGCTGGAAAAGCTGGGTGTGCTATCGCGTTGGAGCGCTTTTCGCACTCAGTGGCTGGGCGAGGGCGGGGCGGGCGTGCTGGTGTTACTGGCGCTGTGGCCGTTTGCGCTGCTGTTTCCTGCGGCCGTCCCCTTCGGCTTGGGTCAGGTGCTGGAGCGCTTGGACGAGACCTTGCAGGATTGGTTGCTGAACACGCCGTTTGAGGATTGGTTGCCGCTCAGTAACTTTGCGCTGACACCGCTGTCTATGGTGACGGAGCTGTTTTGCGTCACGCTAGGCCTGTGGATTCCGTGTTTGCTGGCCTATTGCGCTGTGAGCCACATGGGGCGGCGGGCCGTCGCGGCAATCATGCTGTTGGCTGCAGGGGTCAGCGTGACGGCTTTGTCTGCCGCTTTGAGCTGGGGGCCTACCCATGCTTGGGAGTGGGTGGATTTGCCAGTGCGCCTTGGCATTTGGGGTGCTTTGGGCTTGGCGGTGATTGCCTTGCCCGCCTCGCGCCGTATCTGTGCCGTGCTGTTGCTGCTGGTGCTGGTGCTGCATCTGAGCATACTGAATCAAGCACCTACCAATGTGTACTTCGCTCAGACGCTACAAGCTTGGGAGCAAGGACGCTTCATTCGCTTTTATGGACTTGGTCAATGGCTGGGCTGGCTCTGGCCTTACGTGACGCTGGCTTATGTCATCGTTCGCGTTTCCAAGCGTCAGCAGCCTGCCTAG
- a CDS encoding ferredoxin — MSDTQNQDKVDGYYQRHIFFCLNERLNGEDCCALHGAKAGFDHCKRRVKEEGLAGKGQVRVNKAGCLDRCAGGPVAVVYPEAVWYTFVDDSDIDEIVESHLKNGKVVERLVLADNVGR; from the coding sequence ATGAGTGACACCCAGAACCAAGACAAGGTCGATGGCTACTACCAGCGCCATATTTTTTTCTGCCTAAACGAGCGCCTTAACGGCGAAGACTGCTGCGCCTTGCATGGCGCCAAGGCAGGTTTTGACCATTGCAAGCGCCGCGTCAAAGAAGAGGGGCTGGCTGGCAAAGGACAGGTGCGCGTGAACAAGGCCGGCTGCCTTGACCGCTGCGCGGGTGGCCCGGTAGCGGTGGTTTACCCAGAAGCCGTCTGGTACACCTTTGTGGACGACAGCGATATCGACGAGATCGTCGAATCTCACCTTAAAAACGGCAAAGTGGTTGAGCGCCTGGTGCTGGCCGACAACGTCGGGCGCTGA
- a CDS encoding alpha/beta hydrolase produces the protein MNSQTERLSLTGAAGVIEALRDAPQLAEGQSPKGVAIIAHPHPLFAGTMDNKVVQTLARAFVQCGYTAVRFNFRGVGASAGEYDAGKGELQDLLGVVRQVAPEGAIALAGFSFGAFVTSHALAALWDEGRVAKAVLVGTAASRFDVAPVPLAAHDSTLVIHGEADDTVTLASVMDWARPQILPVTVIPQVGHFFHGELPLLKNLVVRHLKSQ, from the coding sequence GTGAATTCTCAGACTGAACGACTAAGCTTGACCGGCGCAGCCGGCGTAATTGAAGCCCTGCGCGATGCACCGCAGTTGGCTGAGGGGCAAAGCCCCAAGGGCGTGGCCATCATCGCCCACCCCCACCCGCTATTTGCCGGCACCATGGATAACAAGGTCGTGCAGACGCTGGCCCGTGCCTTTGTGCAGTGCGGCTACACGGCGGTGCGTTTTAACTTTCGCGGCGTAGGTGCCAGTGCCGGTGAATACGATGCCGGCAAGGGCGAGCTGCAGGACTTGCTTGGCGTGGTGCGCCAAGTGGCCCCCGAGGGGGCGATTGCACTGGCTGGCTTTTCTTTTGGCGCTTTTGTTACCAGCCATGCGTTGGCTGCGCTGTGGGATGAAGGCCGCGTGGCCAAGGCCGTGCTGGTGGGCACGGCAGCCAGTCGTTTTGATGTAGCGCCCGTGCCGCTTGCTGCGCATGACAGCACGCTAGTCATTCATGGGGAGGCGGACGATACGGTGACCCTCGCTTCCGTGATGGACTGGGCTCGCCCGCAGATACTGCCTGTTACGGTGATTCCACAGGTGGGACATTTCTTTCACGGAGAATTGCCTTTGCTGAAAAATTTGGTGGTGCGCCACCTAAAGTCGCAGTAA
- a CDS encoding D-alanyl-D-alanine carboxypeptidase family protein has product MKPIYSTLRVLAVAAAIAPVFAMAQVVAPVPPEIAARNYLLVDVTAGQVLGAKDVDALIEQASLTKLMSAYVVFEALRAKKIALEQRMPVSERAWKMPGSRMFIDPKMQVPVNDLLSGMIVQSGNDATMALAEAVGGTAENFVKMMNDQAKVLGMKNTTYKNPEGLTEPGHLTTASDLAILAQRLLHDFPEYMHYYSTKQYSYPGTPASNGSNRNALLFRDPTVDGLKTGHTNAAGYCLVATAKRDLPNVGQRRLLSIVLGTSSEKARANESQKLLNWGYTAFDAVKLFDADQPVATPALWKGAANVVKIGKADGAVVVTVPSGTGGKLTTEVVRQDPLIAPIAKGQVMGVLKVKSGADVVAEVPLVALEAVEQAGFFGRLWDTIRLWIK; this is encoded by the coding sequence ATGAAGCCTATTTATTCCACGCTGCGTGTTCTGGCTGTTGCTGCGGCAATCGCCCCTGTTTTTGCCATGGCTCAGGTGGTCGCCCCCGTTCCACCCGAAATTGCAGCCCGCAATTACCTGCTGGTGGACGTCACCGCGGGTCAGGTACTGGGTGCCAAGGATGTGGATGCCCTGATTGAGCAAGCATCGCTGACCAAGCTGATGTCTGCGTATGTGGTGTTTGAGGCCCTGCGCGCCAAAAAGATCGCGCTAGAGCAGCGTATGCCAGTGAGCGAGCGCGCGTGGAAGATGCCCGGCTCGCGCATGTTCATCGACCCCAAGATGCAGGTGCCTGTGAACGACCTGCTCAGCGGCATGATTGTGCAGTCCGGCAACGACGCGACGATGGCGCTGGCCGAGGCCGTTGGCGGCACGGCTGAGAACTTCGTCAAGATGATGAATGATCAGGCCAAGGTCTTGGGCATGAAGAACACCACATACAAAAACCCCGAAGGCTTGACCGAGCCGGGGCATTTGACGACAGCGAGTGATCTGGCCATCTTGGCTCAACGCCTGCTGCATGACTTCCCCGAGTACATGCACTACTACTCCACCAAGCAATACAGCTATCCCGGCACGCCAGCTTCCAACGGCAGCAACCGCAATGCTTTGCTGTTCCGCGATCCTACGGTGGATGGCCTCAAGACCGGTCACACCAATGCCGCAGGCTACTGCTTAGTGGCCACAGCCAAGCGTGACCTGCCTAATGTAGGCCAGCGCCGCCTGCTTTCCATCGTGCTGGGCACGAGCAGCGAAAAGGCCCGTGCCAACGAAAGCCAGAAGCTGCTGAACTGGGGCTACACCGCCTTTGATGCAGTCAAGCTGTTTGATGCAGATCAGCCTGTGGCAACCCCCGCGCTGTGGAAGGGCGCAGCGAACGTAGTCAAGATCGGCAAGGCCGATGGCGCCGTGGTGGTGACCGTGCCCTCGGGCACTGGCGGCAAGCTGACGACTGAAGTCGTGCGCCAAGATCCGCTGATCGCCCCCATTGCCAAGGGCCAGGTCATGGGCGTGCTCAAGGTCAAGTCGGGTGCTGATGTTGTGGCTGAAGTGCCCTTGGTCGCCTTGGAGGCGGTTGAGCAGGCCGGCTTCTTTGGCCGCCTGTGGGACACCATTCGCCTCTGGATCAAGTAA
- the rpsL gene encoding 30S ribosomal protein S12, protein MPTINQLVRQGRTVEVVKSKSPAMENCPQRRGVCTRVYTTTPKKPNSALRKVAKVRLTNGFEVISYIGGEGHNLQEHSVVLVRGGRVKDLPGVRYHIVRGSLDLQGVKDRKQSRSKYGAKKPKAK, encoded by the coding sequence ATGCCAACCATTAACCAACTCGTGCGCCAGGGCCGCACGGTAGAAGTTGTTAAATCCAAGAGCCCTGCTATGGAAAACTGCCCCCAACGCCGTGGCGTGTGCACTCGCGTGTACACCACCACGCCAAAGAAGCCTAACTCGGCTTTGCGTAAGGTGGCTAAGGTTCGTTTGACCAACGGTTTCGAAGTTATTTCGTACATCGGCGGTGAAGGCCACAACCTGCAAGAGCACAGCGTTGTTCTGGTGCGTGGTGGTCGTGTAAAGGACTTGCCAGGTGTGCGTTACCACATCGTGCGCGGTTCGCTTGACCTGCAAGGCGTCAAGGATCGTAAGCAGTCTCGCTCCAAGTACGGCGCGAAGAAGCCTAAGGCTAAGTAA
- the rpsG gene encoding 30S ribosomal protein S7, which produces MPRRREVPKREILPDPKFGNVELSKFMNVIMEGGKKAVAERIIYGALELIEKKHPGKDPLEAFVVAINNVKPMVEVKSRRVGGANYQVPVEVRPVRRLALAMRWIKEASRKRGEKSMAQRLANELLEATEGRGGAMKKRDEVHRMAEANKAFSHFRF; this is translated from the coding sequence ATGCCACGTCGTCGCGAAGTCCCCAAACGTGAAATTCTGCCGGATCCAAAGTTCGGCAACGTAGAGCTGTCCAAATTCATGAACGTGATCATGGAAGGCGGCAAGAAGGCAGTTGCTGAGCGCATCATTTATGGCGCTCTGGAACTGATCGAGAAGAAGCACCCCGGTAAGGATCCTCTGGAAGCCTTCGTGGTTGCTATCAACAACGTCAAGCCTATGGTCGAAGTGAAGTCCCGCCGCGTTGGTGGTGCTAACTACCAAGTGCCTGTTGAAGTTCGTCCCGTCCGTCGTCTGGCTTTGGCCATGCGCTGGATCAAGGAAGCTTCCCGCAAGCGTGGCGAGAAGTCCATGGCTCAGCGTCTGGCTAACGAGTTGCTCGAAGCAACCGAAGGCCGTGGCGGCGCCATGAAGAAGCGTGATGAAGTTCACCGCATGGCCGAAGCCAACAAGGCTTTCAGCCACTTCCGCTTCTAA